ACTGCCCTGCGCGAAAGGGCATTGGCGTATTTCGTCAACGATCCGAAGCTCAATGGGCCGGAGTGCCTGACGCCGGTGTAGGAGCGGCTTTAGCCGCGATGCGAGCGACGCGGTGCCTGGCACCGGCATGGCCGGTGTTCGCGGCTGAAGCCGCTCCTACAGGTCTGCTGCATTTCAAACCCTGAACTGATTGATCAAGCGCCGTTGCTGCTCTGCCAGCTTGGTCAGCTCGGCGCTGGCCTGGCTCGACTCGTCGGCACCACCGGCCACTTCGCCGGCCACCTGGCCGATGTTGATCACGTTACGGTTGATGTCCTCGGCCACCGCGCTCTGCTCCTCGGCGGCGCTGGCGATCTGTGTGTTCATGTCGTTGATCACCGACACTGCCTGGGTGATGCTTTCCAGCGATTCGGCGGCGCGGCTGGCCTGCTGTACGCTGACATCGGTCTTGCCCTGGCTCTCCTCCATCACCCGCACCACTTCCCGCGTACCCTGCTGCAACTGCTGGATCATGTGCTGGATTTCTTCGGTGGCCTGCTGGGTTTTCTGCGCCAGGTTGCGCACCTCGTCGGCGACCACGGCGAAGCCACGGCCTTGCTCGCCGGCCCGGGCGGCCTCGATGGCTGCGTTCAGTGCCAGCAGGTTGGTCTGCTCGGCGATGGCGCGGATGGCCACCAGGATGGCGTTGATATTCTCGCTGTCGCGGGCCAGGTCCTGGACCACGGTCACCGCGCGGCCGATTTCGGTGGCCAAGGCGCTGATCGAGTGCGAGGTGCCGCGTACGATATCCAGGCCCTCGTTGGCGGCGCGGTCGGCGTCGCTGGCGGCCTGGGCCGCCTGGGTGGCGTTGCGCGCCACATCCTGGGCCGTGGCGGTCATTTCGTGCACG
This genomic stretch from Pseudomonas entomophila L48 harbors:
- a CDS encoding methyl-accepting chemotaxis protein, encoding MISQVVSSVQKVSDSSEHTADIAIRTNQGVHKQMAEIDQVATAVHEMTATAQDVARNATQAAQAASDADRAANEGLDIVRGTSHSISALATEIGRAVTVVQDLARDSENINAILVAIRAIAEQTNLLALNAAIEAARAGEQGRGFAVVADEVRNLAQKTQQATEEIQHMIQQLQQGTREVVRVMEESQGKTDVSVQQASRAAESLESITQAVSVINDMNTQIASAAEEQSAVAEDINRNVINIGQVAGEVAGGADESSQASAELTKLAEQQRRLINQFRV